A stretch of DNA from Lachnospiraceae bacterium:
AAAACCAATGAGCAGTATGAACTAAAAGAAGCTACGCTCTATACGGCGTTCCGGCGTCTGGAGCAGGCCGGCTATATCTATTCATACTGGGGCGATGAAGCGGTCGGCGCCAGGCGGCGCTACTATTCTATCACCAAGGAAGGCAGAGCCGCATATCAAAAGCTGAAAAGCGAATGGGAGGAAGCCAAACAAATTATTGATAAGCTATTAGTGGAGGCAGAAAAGTAGATGGAGAGAAAATTAAGAGAATACATGGATCACCTGTTTGCACAGGCAAAGCCCACCCGCAGCACCGTTGAGCTCAAAGAAGAAATGCTGCAGAATCTCATCGAGAAATATCATGATCTTCTTGCCGAGGGAAAAAGCGAGGAGGCGGCGTATAATATAGCCATAGCCAGTGTCGGCGATATTTCAGAACTATTAAAACAGATTAAAGAGGAGGAAAATCAAATGCCGCGTTATACGGAAGAACAGATCGAACAGAGCAGAAGGCGCTCCGCCCTTTGCGTATCCATTGCCGTGATGCTGTATATTTTATGTGTGATACCGGTGATTATCTGGGAAGAG
This window harbors:
- a CDS encoding helix-turn-helix transcriptional regulator; the protein is MSITSDLIRGHTDTIILSHLIQGDSYGYQINKAIGQKTNEQYELKEATLYTAFRRLEQAGYIYSYWGDEAVGARRRYYSITKEGRAAYQKLKSEWEEAKQIIDKLLVEAEK